CTGATTTCTGATGATCAGACAGGCCCCAGTTCACACAAAACATCCCCCTCTTTCAAATTGGCACAAAGGTCACAAACTCAATCCATCCGCAAATTTACTGCAACTGAGATAGTCTCATATTTCCAGACTCCACACTACGTTTGTGGTATACCAGGGCCGGAAAAAGGTCTGAATGAACTCACTGTCTTTCTGAgatacatgaaaaaaataaacctcTAGGGTTGTTAGAATTGCTTAAGCCGATCATACTTAGCAAGGTTAGACCCAAACCTGTTTTTAAATAACATCACAGGGGGAAATCTATTGAGAAATATTTTACATGACTAATGACCTGCCTTTTGTACTGttcattattttttcatattttccatCATTATTGTTCAGTTTGTTGGTCCTGTCGAGTGCTTCTAGTTATTTCTCACTGGCAGAAACCACAGAAAGCAGAAATCAAACAACAGTTGGTAAGTACGATGGTTCATCTGAGTCGGCTGCCCATTGAGTCAGGTCACGGGCAAGCTAAGAATTTGATGAAATTAATGGCAGGTCAGGAGAGGATATGGCATCTCCCTTTAAGCATCTGCTTTTGAGTGTGACTTACTGTTTTTCAACGTCTTCCACCATGCGGTCAATGCCCTCCTTAGAGGGGACATGGGTGCCGTGGATCAGGCTATTGGAGGTGGGGTGGAAGTCCTCACCACTGTGGAGCACCAGCAAAGGAATTAGAAAAGCATAACTATAGATAATCACAGTTTTAACATATATAAAAACTGAACCTTTCTATTCCATCATTGTGATCATGGTCATCCTAATGAGAGGATATAATAAGGGAatacaagtgtgtgtgcatccttCACAGTTCTGCATGAAGATCAGTTTATAAGGGGGAAAAACCTGCAGGCACCAGTTCTTCTTCGATCTTTGCGTGCATGAAATGCACTTTTAAATCTTAGAATTACTTCAGGGGTAATGTCAACACTAACCCCAAGGCAAATGGGGGGGCGCATAACTTAACATATAGAAAATGCTTTGTGCACATGTGATGGGTGGATTCTTAGATGATTACGCAAAGCAAAATGTTACAATTCATTTTACTTGACTAGAAATTTCACAGTTACGGTCTTAATAGCAGAGACGTCCTCATGTCATCATTTTTATGGCCCTGTTTGCAAAAAAATCTAGTAATGTCATATTTGTTCCCATGGTGAGCTGTCTGTCTATATGGATAACGTATTAATAGACACAGATACAGCACTGTCACAGCAAAAGAAAGCTTAACTCACCATTCTTCCCTCTGCTTCTCATAGCTTTCCATGTCTGGTCTGATTTGCTTGGTGAGCCTCTGGTACTGTCGAAATTGGGCCTCGGCGTAACCTGCAGTTCATTGTGTGAGACGGAGAGAAATAGAAATTGACTGAGTTATAATTACCGGAACAAACAGCAAGCAGGCACGAGGCTCAGCAACACAACCTGCGGCTGGTTAAGGGGGGGTGAAGAGAcaactctcctctctctcctctcttgaAGCCGCTCTGGTGATAATTTTCTCCCCAGAGGTTTTAATTCAGAGGAGGTTTTGATGCAACAGATGGTAGCCATATTTAGGAGACACGgcaactcttttttttctcaggacATTAAATTGGGagcagtttgagatgattaacATCCCAAGGGGACCTTACATGCAACCAGTATTGCTCGATACACTGCTGCTATGTAGAATTTAGGCAGCAACATTTCCCTGTGTGGTAAAGAAGAAGGTCACATGCCAGATACAGCAGAACAGAACAGTAGACCAGAAGCACGTTGTACCACTTGTTTCCTCAAGCGTGAACTGTGTAAAATTACAAATCACTAAATTAACAGACTGAGGTTCTGTGGTGTGACACGTCACACATGCCAAAAATATAGCAGTTTGATCCAATGGCAAGTTGCTTCCATGGTACTTCATGACACAACTTTAAAAGTGGAGAATCAATACAATAAGTGAGTGACCATAAATGCCAACCTTGATCATATTGTCAAAGGGACAGACATGTCCTTTTAACTGATGGAGAAAGGTATGATTAGTTTCGatttcttttcaaaagtaaagCTAAGTAAGACAGCAGTCTTTAGTCTGTGCTTTGAGCTTTTAGCTTGTAAGGTAAACATGAGGCTGGCATCAAGCATCTGTTGAGTCATCAAAAGATGGCATCCTTTTGGTTCCTCACACTGACACAAGTTGGCTGAAAagccaaaacacaaaataattttaaaggaaacttctcccatgtgccaaacGTGTAAGAAAACTACGGCAGCCAATGCAAAAACGTGAACGGACCTATGTAGAGCctatgtttgatttgtctgttctgggctaccgtAGAACAACAGTggactctgtatgtagatataaacagctcattctaagacaatgaaaacacagtgattcctAGTTTTAGATTTattaactaattaaaacaaaattaatattGCATACAATTGCTGCTaacagatgcccctaaatccttaacactggacctttaaatgcagAATGACTGTGTCATTATACTCCAAACATGTGGTGTTTAAGTTACCAGGGAGACATGAAATATGATTCAGGAATAGACCTGTCACAATAATTGTTATCAACTTACCAAGGTCAGAAAAATTCTTAAGTTCATGTCCACATATCGACGATATCGCCCctgtgtttgcatgtatgtTTGGTTACGTGAGAGGGGAGTTTTCCTGACCACAGTAAGACTGGGGCGCATCACATAAGAATTTTTCGCAGTGTTGAAGCtgaataaacagaaaaacaatgcCGGGACAAGTTTTAGCTGTCATTTTTGGTAGAGCTCGCGCGCTCTTTGCATCAGGAGTGTGTCTGAATTTTCTCAAGAATTAAAAGTTGAAAGTTGCTCTCTGAAAGGGTGTGCATGGATTACTATAGGATTGTCACATTATCATTATATCAGTGGCATTAAATGGtcttaaaatgacaacaatttCATTTAACGCAATTatttctggaaaaaaatattgttcAACAAAAGTAGGAATCGTGACAGGCCTATCCAGGAAGTCCATTTTAAGCATATCAGACGCCCAAACTCACACAGGATTGTACAACTTAATCAGAGCGCCAACTTTTTCATCATTCATCACGACGATCAAAAAGTTAACAGTAAAACACACCGTTCATATTACAGAGCAATCTGCCAGGAAAGTGCACTTGTGTGTATTTGATTGGCCAACACAGCGCTTTGCTAGAAGATAAGCAAGGTTCAACTTTTTTTGCTGGAGCCCTGTGCGTTGGCATCCCTGCTACGTCTGTAGACTGGAtccatttaaatgaataaataaactacatttttttcacacaaggGCTCAAGTCAGCCTAAATGCAGCCTTGGTCAGGTTCATCTGACAACAGTACACCtgtgatttaatatttagaagataaatttaaaaaacaaatgaacaaagaaAAACTAACACTGACCAGACTGACAACTCTGACAAGAGTTACTTACCAGTGAATTCATTCAAACTTTGACATGTCTCATGCTCTAGGAAACAAGTGCAACAACAGAGTTCACTGCAAACTGTCTGTCTTAACTGGAAATCCTGCCACCAACCTGCAAATCCTGTGTCtggattcttcttcttcttcttcctctcccacCGCTCTGCATCATCAGCAGTGATTTCAAGCAGTTTGACTCTGTGATAGTCCTCCCCTCTGGCTGCACATTCCTGAAAGCCAAGTATTAATATATAACATGAATCTTTGTTTTCTGACATTCCATGAGTAAAGAGCCCTAGCTTGAGTTTGTGGCAATATTTGAAATTTTACTGGTGGAGGTTTTTTGGTTGTCCATGAGGCACCAGGTGAACCATTATTATTCTCTTAGAGGAAGCACCAGTATAAAGTCTATGTTCTTAATGTATGCATGTAAATGGCGATGCAGAAACCAGAGAGCCATGTACTGGAAAATCAGGCATTTAAGGAGAAGTCAAACAAGTAGTGGTCCTCCACCTGTGGattaaagtaaacaaaatgtgaaCAAAATATTTTGCACAGTGATTAAGGAGATAATTTGGATCTTTAAAAGTGGGACTGTAAAAGGTAgttatccacagtcagtgaaTCATGTACAGCACGTTAGTCAGCgcgcccccagtttggaaaaGCAAATGGGAGTACTACAACacaagctaagcaatgtactgctttgAGTGTGGGGCAGCAGCAAACCATATTTTAGTCACCTAAAGAAAATCACTTGCAGTTtcagtgtatgctatattgagaatattttcaccactttgttttgctgcagACATTGATTTCCAATGGGAGGGCCATTAAGGGcatcagttccccatctatgttTTTATCAAAGCCACTAGACTCTGTtggcaaaaacagtaattttactttggcGTCACCACAAGTATGTCAATGTGGAGAGAGATATGCCATCTGACACATATATAAACAGATGACTTTAAGAGCTGTCCATTAGATGTTAACACTGCAACCCTGTCTTATCTGTGCTTCATTTCACCATACATTTTGACATTCCGGTCAGTGACATTACTGAGTGAGCAGAATACTATGGGGTTTGTAAATATGAGACTTGAAtacctttttcttttcatcttcaGCAAGCTCCCACTCCAGTCTGGCTTTCTTAGCCTCCCAGTTAGCAGGGAGTTTCAGTCTCTTGTCCTCCTCCACGACCTCCTGGTGATTAAGCTTACGGGCTTCATTCTGCAGTTGGAAATAACACAcgaaaaaatgttttacaagCAGCTATATGCAAGTGGGATCCATTTGAAATGCCCATCCAAGCAGCTCAAGACTTAGGACAGTGTGTAACGTTAcctaaacatgtttatttcttatTGGTAGAggtgtttttaaaaactgacagtcagttcagtttggtactgCCGCAGAGCAAACAGCTTAGAGGAACTCTCGGAGAGAAAATCTTGTCTCTATAACGATAATGTGCTTTAACCAGGTAAAGGTAAACAACTCACCCGTTTGAAATGCAACTCTCTAAATTTCCGAAGTCTCGCTTCTCTTTTCTGGGATGCAAGTGTTTCAGTCTGTTCCTCTTCAGGGGCTGTAGCAGACTCCTGAAAATAACGACAACGTCACCACTATCTTTGGATAGTACAAAATAAAACGAGACTGTTCTGTGGGGAAGTGTAGTCTGTTCCAGACAATATAAATACCACGCAGAAGTCGACAGTGAATGGAAGAGAAAGGCTAGCGTTAGCACTCGCTAACAtcggttagcttagcacaacaACACGAGATAGTAAACAACTAGTttcaaacagaaacagagtcTCTCCTTGCAATATTATACATCGATATCCATGTAAGTATATTAATAAACTATAATCTGCCACAACATGAAAAGAAGTGGGTAAtctgacatttaaaaggagaaactACTAACCTCACTACAGGACGCCATTGCTGCGCTACTGTTACACGGAGGAAGAAGACAGGAAGTGTGACGTTAATACCGGATATTACGAAGAACATAaagattttgctgttttttttctcatagtAAGATGGTGTAGGAGAGAGGTCAGTATCTTTCTCAAAACTTGACTGAAtagattcatttgaaacagttttccGCAAAGCAAACTGAtatacacaacaacaaaaacttaTTTGTACAAcctttgtggattttttttaaatacagactATTTTAAACACAGTAAGATCACCTAACGTTTTTGCTccaatatttttcctcttttacttttaaaaatacatccctatcattttcatttatttgcatcATATTCTTCCTGATATAAGACATAAgcgaaatataacaaaatagacaaaatcttaatttatctagatagatagatagatatttttacttaaaaaacaaccctaaatatataaatatttcatttttttatccaATAAAAATTAtatacaaatgttttatttttaccagataaagacaaaacctacatgtaaaatcattttattttgtaccagaTAAACAAGTTGAGCTTTTACATAACCTCCTTTagaaaatttagaggaaaactGATTTAGTGGATAAAGAAGAAGTATcactacatacatacatacatacatacatacatacatagcaAGCTACACTTTTAACTTATGTGAAGTAAGACAACAATTTGAATGTTTCAGCTTTTTCAGAAGATGAACATAATCCATTtaagatttataaattaaaatGGAGAACCTCCCATAATAGTACCAAAGAGGCAACAGTGGTTTATCTACATTAGTCTATCACAAACATGAAATTTACTGGTTTAACTAAGCACACCCATGGCCTCCCCAGTCATGATGAACCTTTCTGCAAATTCTGTCATGTGAAGGAGGTTTTTACATCATCCCTCTCTAAAAGAGCTGGAGGCTTTTCCTTGTTGAACAGATGGTATTTTGTAATTTACCACATAAAATTGATCTTATTTTAATCAGACTTTCCAGAATTAGACACAGAACAGCAGCTGATGTTTAGAAAGTCTTGTCTGGAGCTATCTGAAAATTGGAAACCCTGCAGCAGTTTATATTTATCGGAGTCAAGATATTAGACATAAATTCAATGTCAAACCTGTTACATCACCATAAAAAACGCTAACTTTAATAATTTGCTGTAATGTAAGATCTGTTTATCATGGCACCGTGGCAAACGTGACTGCCAGGCATCTTGTATTTTACAGTAATGTCTTTGTGTATAATTTAAACTAGGCCATGCTGCTTCCTTTTGAAGTTTAAATTCTTAGCAAAAATACTGCTAGACTAGTGGAAACTAGAACGACGCACACAGACAGCAATTATGAATATGACTGGAGGTTATACAGTGACAGGCATGAAAGGTCAAGCATAAAGTCATCAGTGTGCCACACAGAGAGTCTGTTCAAACTCCCCTAAACTCAATTGTTATGGTTGTTTTTGCTGCAGAGAGATGGA
This Epinephelus lanceolatus isolate andai-2023 chromosome 15, ASM4190304v1, whole genome shotgun sequence DNA region includes the following protein-coding sequences:
- the syf2 gene encoding pre-mRNA-splicing factor syf2 is translated as MASCSEESATAPEEEQTETLASQKREARLRKFRELHFKRNEARKLNHQEVVEEDKRLKLPANWEAKKARLEWELAEDEKKKECAARGEDYHRVKLLEITADDAERWERKKKKKNPDTGFAGYAEAQFRQYQRLTKQIRPDMESYEKQREECGEDFHPTSNSLIHGTHVPSKEGIDRMVEDVEKQIEKRAKYSRRRAYNDDADIDYINERNAKFNKKAERFYGKYTAEIKQNLERGTAV